One Pseudomonas entomophila genomic window carries:
- a CDS encoding NIPSNAP family protein, giving the protein MITCHLKYVIDPYQLPAFEAYGKLWIDLVNRMGGVHHGYFLPSEGANNIAYALFSFESLATYEQYRTASQTDPECIAAFALAEEQRFILSYERSFLRPMLG; this is encoded by the coding sequence ATGATCACCTGCCACCTCAAGTACGTCATCGACCCGTACCAGCTCCCGGCCTTCGAGGCCTACGGCAAGCTATGGATCGACCTGGTCAACCGCATGGGCGGTGTGCACCATGGCTACTTCCTGCCCAGCGAAGGCGCCAACAACATCGCCTACGCGCTCTTCAGCTTCGAAAGCCTCGCGACTTACGAGCAATACCGCACAGCGTCGCAAACCGACCCTGAGTGCATCGCCGCCTTTGCCCTGGCCGAGGAGCAGCGCTTCATCCTCAGCTACGAGCGCAGTTTCCTGCGCCCGATGCTTGGTTGA
- a CDS encoding XdhC family protein, whose protein sequence is MESIDLLVLRTTHDWLQAGQRVLLATVARTWGSSPRPVGSMMALRNDGRVVGSVSGGCIEDDLIHRYTTAYGGVGLPEGPPEVIRYGVSADEAHRFGLPCGGTLELVLEFSPAAAPLQQLLDQLDNGNLMRRRLALADGTTSLETTATPEQFSFDGQHMINTLGPGYRMLLIGAGALAEYLATMALFNGFKVAVCDPRPEHLATWSVTGVEYLKGMPDDVVREFRADLRTCIIAVSHDPKLDDLALLEALHSPAFYIGAIGSRRNSQLRRERLIEHFGESEASLERLHGPIGIYIGSKTPAEIAVSVMAEVLAAKNAVSLPGTVNVSRAKSGLEGMHL, encoded by the coding sequence ATGGAAAGCATCGACCTGCTGGTCCTGCGCACCACCCACGACTGGCTCCAGGCCGGCCAACGCGTGCTGCTGGCCACCGTCGCCCGCACCTGGGGCTCATCGCCCCGCCCGGTCGGCTCGATGATGGCCCTGCGCAACGACGGCCGGGTAGTCGGCAGCGTATCCGGCGGTTGCATCGAGGATGACCTGATCCACCGCTACACCACCGCCTATGGCGGCGTCGGACTGCCGGAAGGGCCGCCCGAGGTGATCCGCTACGGTGTCAGTGCCGATGAGGCCCACCGCTTCGGGCTGCCCTGTGGCGGCACGCTGGAACTGGTGCTTGAGTTCAGCCCCGCGGCGGCCCCGCTGCAGCAGTTGCTCGATCAACTCGACAACGGCAACCTGATGCGTCGACGCCTGGCACTGGCCGATGGTACGACCAGCCTCGAAACCACCGCCACACCGGAACAGTTCAGCTTCGATGGCCAGCATATGATCAATACCCTCGGCCCCGGCTACCGCATGCTGTTGATTGGTGCCGGCGCGCTGGCCGAGTACCTGGCGACGATGGCACTGTTCAATGGTTTCAAGGTGGCCGTGTGCGACCCGCGGCCGGAACACTTGGCCACCTGGTCGGTCACGGGCGTGGAGTACCTCAAGGGCATGCCGGACGATGTTGTCCGTGAATTCAGAGCCGACCTGCGCACCTGCATCATCGCTGTCAGCCACGACCCGAAACTCGACGACCTGGCCCTGCTCGAGGCCTTGCACAGCCCGGCCTTCTACATCGGCGCCATCGGTTCGCGGCGCAACAGCCAACTGCGCCGCGAGCGGCTGATCGAGCATTTCGGCGAAAGCGAAGCCTCGCTCGAACGCCTGCACGGCCCCATCGGCATCTATATCGGCAGCAAGACCCCGGCGGAAATCGCGGTCAGCGTGATGGCCGAAGTGCTTGCGGCGAAGAACGCCGTCAGCTTGCCGGGCACGGTCAACGTGTCCCGGGCGAAGAGCGGGCTTGAAGGCATGCATCTGTAG
- a CDS encoding c-type cytochrome, whose product MSNSRFARAAGWLALPCLVAAGLLAWYVTREPASPFPPGESADAALVSRGEYIARLSDCVACHSLPGKAPFAGGLEMATPLGAIHATNITPDQEHGIGGYSLADFDRAVRHGVAPGGRRLYPAMPYPSYVKLSDEDMRALYAFFMKGVQPAAEANIPSAIPWPLNLRWPIALWNGLFAPTTPYAQKTEQDPLWNRGAYIVQGPGHCGSCHTPRGLAFNEKALDESGTPFLAGALLDGWYAPSLRQDHNTGLGRWSEAQIVQFLKSGRNQHAVVYGSMTEAFNNSTQFMADDDLAAIARYLKSLPGDPQRDGAPWQYQAVSADLDTPGAHIYATRCASCHGLDGKGQAEWMPPLAGATSMLAKENASAINITLNGSQRIVAAGVPDAYRMPAFREQLSDQEIAAVLSFARATWGNQGGAVDTQAVGKLRGHTDPASSSPIILHMR is encoded by the coding sequence ATGAGCAATAGCCGATTCGCCAGAGCCGCCGGCTGGCTGGCCCTGCCGTGCCTGGTCGCGGCAGGCCTGCTGGCCTGGTATGTCACCCGCGAGCCCGCCTCGCCGTTCCCCCCTGGAGAAAGCGCCGATGCGGCACTGGTCAGCCGTGGCGAATACATCGCCCGCCTCAGCGATTGCGTGGCCTGCCACAGCCTGCCCGGCAAGGCACCGTTTGCCGGCGGGCTGGAGATGGCCACGCCGCTGGGGGCGATCCATGCCACCAACATCACCCCCGACCAAGAGCACGGTATCGGCGGCTATAGCCTGGCCGACTTCGACCGCGCCGTGCGCCATGGCGTCGCACCGGGCGGGCGACGGCTGTACCCGGCCATGCCCTACCCCTCCTACGTCAAGCTCAGCGACGAAGACATGCGGGCGCTCTATGCGTTCTTCATGAAAGGCGTGCAACCGGCTGCCGAAGCCAATATCCCCAGCGCTATTCCCTGGCCGCTGAACCTGCGCTGGCCCATCGCCCTGTGGAACGGCCTGTTCGCGCCAACCACGCCCTATGCACAGAAAACCGAACAGGATCCGCTGTGGAATCGCGGCGCCTATATCGTCCAGGGCCCCGGCCACTGCGGCAGTTGCCATACCCCGCGCGGCCTGGCCTTCAACGAGAAGGCCCTGGACGAATCGGGCACGCCCTTCCTGGCCGGCGCCCTGCTCGATGGCTGGTACGCGCCCAGCTTGCGCCAGGACCACAACACCGGGCTGGGCCGCTGGAGCGAAGCGCAGATCGTGCAGTTCCTCAAGAGCGGGCGTAATCAGCATGCAGTGGTGTACGGCTCGATGACCGAGGCGTTCAACAACTCCACGCAGTTCATGGCCGATGACGACCTGGCCGCGATCGCCCGCTACCTCAAGTCGCTGCCCGGCGACCCGCAACGTGACGGTGCACCGTGGCAGTACCAGGCGGTATCTGCGGACCTCGACACGCCGGGGGCACATATCTATGCGACCCGCTGCGCCAGCTGCCATGGCCTGGATGGCAAGGGCCAGGCCGAATGGATGCCGCCGCTGGCGGGCGCCACCTCGATGCTGGCGAAGGAGAACGCCTCGGCGATCAACATCACCCTCAATGGCTCCCAGCGCATCGTCGCGGCCGGCGTGCCGGACGCCTATCGCATGCCGGCGTTCCGCGAGCAGTTGTCGGACCAGGAGATCGCCGCGGTGCTGAGTTTTGCCCGCGCCACCTGGGGCAACCAGGGGGGCGCGGTGGACACCCAGGCGGTCGGCAAGCTGCGCGGCCATACCGACCCGGCCAGCAGCAGCCCGATCATCCTGCACATGCGCTGA
- a CDS encoding xanthine dehydrogenase family protein molybdopterin-binding subunit: MNARIDSPDDLLRLRHGETVNLSRRRFLAGTAIGALVLGFGLPLGSARVQAATTTTERGTQVPAFLEIRPDGSVHLLSPFMEGGQGINTAMAQIIGEELDADPATFVVDSAPPGEAYVVMENGWRITGGSMSVRMSYPTMRRLGALARAMLLQAGAAQWGVPVSELTTKPGKVVHTASGRELGYGELAGKAMDLPVPDPASVTLRDPGQFRWIGKPVQRLDAHDKSTGKAIYSIDIKVDGMLHAAVQHAPRLGMTVSGLRNEDQVKAMKGVHSVHQLPGAVAVVAERWWHAKRAVEALQVDWQAPGADSQVRPMPADFSSDGWRDHLAAQTGPSRDEENDGDVAAALAGAKTTVEATYHNQFLNHAQLEPPSATARFNPDGSLEVWLPNQAQDMFRDDIAKRTGLDPARITLHSPLLGGFFGRHFLYDSANPYPQAIALAKAVGRPVKLIWSREEEFLRDAMRPMAVVKFRAGLDDKGLPVAIEAVSATEGPTEAIAGKQGDKVDPTALEGLSGKAYAIANKRIAQIYVKGPAMLGYWRSVGNSLNDFFYESFLDELADKGGHDPFELRLHLLRDNPRLTTLLQAVGELSGGWKRGPFTAEDGSKRARGVAMASPFGSEAAVIAEVSLEGGQVKVHDIWQAIDPGSIVNPAIIEAQVNGAVSLGLSQVLLEEAVWLNGMPRARNYDLYPVLPPSRMARVHVRIVESGAKMGGIGEPPLPAVAPAVANAVAQLTGQRVRSMPLSRHTFS, from the coding sequence ATGAACGCGCGTATCGATTCCCCGGACGACCTGCTGCGCCTGCGCCACGGCGAAACCGTCAACCTGTCGCGCCGGCGCTTCCTGGCAGGCACCGCCATTGGCGCGTTGGTACTGGGCTTTGGCTTGCCACTGGGCTCGGCACGGGTCCAGGCAGCCACCACCACAACCGAACGCGGCACCCAGGTGCCGGCCTTCCTGGAAATCCGCCCGGACGGCAGCGTGCACCTGCTCAGCCCGTTCATGGAAGGCGGGCAAGGCATCAATACCGCCATGGCGCAGATCATCGGCGAGGAGCTGGATGCCGACCCCGCCACCTTCGTGGTCGACAGCGCGCCACCGGGTGAAGCCTACGTGGTGATGGAGAACGGCTGGCGCATCACCGGCGGCAGCATGTCGGTGCGTATGAGCTACCCGACCATGCGCCGCCTCGGCGCCCTGGCCCGGGCCATGCTGCTGCAGGCAGGCGCCGCGCAATGGGGTGTTCCGGTCAGTGAACTGACCACGAAGCCCGGCAAGGTGGTGCACACGGCGTCGGGCCGCGAGCTGGGCTATGGCGAACTGGCCGGCAAGGCCATGGACCTGCCGGTACCGGACCCGGCCAGCGTCACGCTGCGCGACCCTGGCCAGTTCCGCTGGATCGGCAAGCCGGTGCAGCGCCTCGACGCCCACGACAAGTCCACCGGCAAGGCGATCTACAGCATCGACATCAAGGTCGACGGCATGCTCCACGCCGCCGTGCAGCACGCGCCACGCCTGGGCATGACCGTAAGCGGCCTGCGCAACGAAGACCAGGTCAAGGCCATGAAAGGCGTGCACTCGGTGCATCAACTGCCCGGCGCGGTGGCGGTGGTCGCCGAGCGCTGGTGGCACGCCAAGCGCGCCGTGGAAGCGCTGCAGGTGGACTGGCAAGCGCCCGGCGCCGACAGCCAGGTGCGGCCGATGCCCGCCGACTTCTCCAGCGACGGCTGGCGCGACCACCTGGCCGCGCAGACCGGGCCAAGCCGCGACGAGGAAAACGACGGCGACGTCGCCGCCGCCCTGGCTGGCGCCAAGACCACGGTCGAGGCCACCTACCACAACCAGTTCCTCAACCATGCGCAGCTGGAACCGCCCTCCGCCACCGCCCGCTTCAACCCCGACGGTTCGCTGGAGGTGTGGCTGCCCAACCAGGCGCAGGACATGTTCCGCGACGACATCGCCAAGCGCACCGGCCTGGATCCGGCACGGATCACCCTGCACTCGCCGTTGCTTGGCGGCTTCTTCGGCCGGCACTTCCTGTACGACTCGGCCAACCCCTACCCGCAGGCCATCGCCCTGGCCAAGGCCGTGGGGCGGCCAGTGAAACTGATCTGGAGCCGGGAGGAGGAGTTCTTGCGCGATGCCATGCGCCCCATGGCCGTGGTCAAGTTCCGCGCCGGGCTGGACGACAAGGGCCTGCCGGTGGCCATCGAGGCGGTCAGCGCCACCGAAGGCCCGACCGAGGCCATCGCCGGCAAGCAAGGCGACAAGGTCGACCCCACCGCCCTGGAAGGGCTGTCGGGCAAGGCCTACGCCATCGCCAACAAGCGCATCGCGCAGATCTACGTGAAGGGCCCGGCCATGCTGGGTTACTGGCGCTCGGTGGGCAATTCGCTGAACGACTTCTTCTACGAATCGTTCCTCGACGAACTGGCCGACAAAGGCGGCCACGACCCCTTCGAACTGCGCCTGCACCTGCTGCGCGACAACCCGCGCCTGACCACACTGCTGCAGGCGGTGGGCGAATTGTCCGGCGGCTGGAAGCGCGGCCCGTTCACCGCCGAGGACGGCAGCAAGCGCGCCCGCGGCGTGGCCATGGCCTCGCCGTTCGGCTCTGAAGCGGCGGTGATCGCCGAAGTCTCGCTGGAGGGCGGCCAGGTCAAGGTGCACGACATCTGGCAGGCCATCGACCCGGGCAGCATCGTCAACCCGGCGATCATCGAGGCGCAGGTCAATGGTGCGGTATCCCTGGGCTTGTCCCAGGTGCTGCTGGAAGAGGCGGTGTGGCTGAACGGCATGCCACGGGCGCGCAACTACGACTTGTACCCGGTGCTACCGCCGTCGCGCATGGCCCGGGTGCATGTGCGCATCGTCGAAAGCGGCGCGAAGATGGGCGGCATCGGTGAACCGCCGCTGCCGGCCGTGGCGCCCGCGGTGGCCAACGCCGTGGCGCAGCTGACCGGCCAACGCGTGCGCAGCATGCCCCTGAGCCGCCATACCTTCAGCTGA
- a CDS encoding (2Fe-2S)-binding protein, with amino-acid sequence MELRINQQTYQVEADADTPLLWVIRDDLGLTGTKYGCGLAQCGACSVLVDGNVVRACVTPVAGVVGREVTTIEAIEQDAVGKRVVAAWVEHQVAQCGYCQSGQVMAATALLKHTPKPSDAQIDAAMVNLCRCGTYNAIHAAVHDLAQGENA; translated from the coding sequence ATGGAACTACGCATCAACCAGCAGACCTACCAGGTCGAGGCCGACGCCGACACGCCCTTGCTCTGGGTGATCCGCGACGACCTGGGCCTGACCGGCACCAAGTACGGCTGCGGCCTGGCCCAGTGCGGCGCCTGTTCGGTGCTGGTGGACGGCAACGTGGTACGCGCCTGTGTCACCCCGGTGGCCGGCGTGGTCGGCCGCGAGGTCACCACCATCGAGGCCATCGAGCAGGACGCGGTCGGCAAGCGCGTGGTCGCCGCCTGGGTCGAGCACCAGGTGGCCCAGTGCGGCTACTGCCAGTCCGGCCAGGTGATGGCGGCCACCGCGCTGCTCAAGCACACCCCCAAACCGAGCGATGCGCAGATCGACGCGGCCATGGTCAACCTGTGCCGTTGCGGTACCTACAACGCCATCCATGCCGCCGTGCATGACCTGGCCCAAGGGGAGAACGCCTGA
- a CDS encoding GNAT family N-acetyltransferase produces MPRLDWLEHHMAHCDTLAQWLHEQFHYEFQDFPLPAWQREFAEGQRNGRWKCLVALDGDRLLGSAALAVDDLPERPELGPWLACVFVSPQARGQGLAERLIEGICNHARDGGIPTLYLHTHDRQAYYAKRGWRLVERFEAWGEGQWLMSRDLAATAP; encoded by the coding sequence ATGCCCCGCCTGGATTGGCTCGAACACCACATGGCCCATTGCGACACCTTGGCGCAATGGCTGCACGAACAGTTCCACTACGAGTTCCAGGATTTCCCCTTGCCAGCCTGGCAACGCGAGTTCGCCGAGGGGCAACGCAATGGCAGGTGGAAGTGCCTGGTGGCCCTGGACGGCGACCGCTTGCTCGGCAGTGCCGCACTGGCCGTCGACGACCTGCCTGAACGACCGGAGCTCGGGCCCTGGCTGGCTTGCGTGTTCGTCAGCCCGCAGGCACGTGGCCAGGGACTCGCCGAAAGGTTGATCGAAGGGATCTGTAATCACGCCCGTGACGGCGGCATCCCGACGCTGTACCTGCATACCCATGACCGGCAGGCCTATTACGCGAAGCGTGGATGGCGCCTGGTGGAGCGGTTCGAGGCATGGGGCGAGGGGCAATGGCTCATGTCTCGTGACCTTGCCGCCACTGCCCCCTGA
- a CDS encoding DUF3885 domain-containing protein, with protein sequence MTVEGHVNLQGEIERIFGRDCFTRPVYYNYPGGLRFELAESGGMIERFTTALRKATEVCTEAFAGERTLVVCLRSHSSCIGEVTRQTLRALGDLNITIPRQRTLWRELIEDEPWWDEHAPEYWISLAFELPVSHLQALLWCSMASDTPITPNPSCLLYLFNLPQQLMVWPYDDRGMDVVGPNHARLEQLYHQYNRYLLDHDRQDMDAVFAGKPAPAGLS encoded by the coding sequence GTGACTGTCGAGGGACATGTGAACCTGCAAGGCGAAATCGAGCGCATCTTCGGGCGTGACTGCTTTACCCGCCCGGTCTACTACAACTACCCGGGTGGCCTGCGCTTCGAACTGGCCGAATCGGGCGGCATGATCGAGCGCTTCACCACTGCGCTGCGCAAAGCCACGGAGGTCTGCACCGAAGCCTTTGCTGGCGAACGGACCCTGGTGGTCTGCCTGCGTAGCCACTCCAGCTGCATTGGCGAAGTTACCCGCCAGACGCTGCGTGCACTGGGCGACCTCAACATCACCATTCCCCGGCAACGCACACTGTGGCGGGAGCTGATCGAAGACGAGCCATGGTGGGACGAACACGCGCCCGAATACTGGATCAGCCTGGCCTTCGAACTGCCGGTCAGCCACTTGCAGGCATTGTTATGGTGCTCAATGGCTTCGGATACCCCGATCACCCCCAATCCTTCCTGCCTGCTCTACCTGTTCAACCTGCCCCAACAGTTGATGGTCTGGCCTTACGACGACCGGGGCATGGACGTGGTCGGGCCCAACCATGCCCGGCTTGAACAGCTGTACCACCAGTACAACCGCTACCTGCTGGACCATGATCGCCAGGATATGGATGCCGTGTTCGCCGGCAAACCGGCGCCTGCAGGTTTGTCGTAA
- a CDS encoding LysE family translocator codes for MDTHSLLAFTLVAAIAIASPGPATLMAINNSLAHGQRSAVWSSLGNATGLFCLSAAAMLGLGALLASSEMLFNAVKVIGAGYLFYLGARQLLKKSPMLVEGLEEGAGKRRPTPLKLYKSAFLTAVTNPKATMFFTALFPQFIDQGAALLPQFLILTGIFILLSLTSLSLYAALAARAKGILTRPSLSRWVSRVVGSTFIGFGAAILAMRRQTA; via the coding sequence ATGGACACTCACTCGCTTCTCGCTTTCACCCTGGTCGCCGCGATCGCCATCGCCAGCCCAGGCCCCGCCACACTCATGGCGATCAACAACAGCCTGGCCCACGGGCAACGCAGCGCGGTGTGGTCGTCGCTGGGCAACGCCACCGGGCTGTTCTGCCTGTCGGCGGCGGCGATGCTCGGGCTGGGGGCGTTGCTGGCCAGTTCGGAAATGCTGTTCAACGCGGTCAAGGTCATCGGTGCCGGCTACCTGTTCTACCTCGGCGCGCGGCAACTGTTGAAGAAGAGCCCGATGCTGGTAGAGGGGCTGGAGGAGGGCGCGGGCAAGCGCCGGCCGACGCCGTTGAAACTGTACAAGTCGGCGTTCCTGACCGCGGTCACCAACCCCAAGGCGACGATGTTCTTCACCGCGCTGTTCCCGCAGTTCATCGACCAGGGCGCGGCATTGCTGCCGCAGTTCCTGATCCTGACCGGGATCTTCATCCTCCTGTCGTTGACCTCCCTGAGCTTGTACGCCGCGCTCGCCGCACGGGCCAAGGGCATACTGACCCGACCGTCGCTGTCGCGCTGGGTGAGCCGGGTCGTGGGCTCGACTTTCATTGGGTTTGGCGCGGCGATCCTGGCGATGCGTCGGCAGACGGCCTGA
- a CDS encoding ShlB/FhaC/HecB family hemolysin secretion/activation protein, whose product MLYLPAMSRRPATPSRLLPAMWLCLCAGFAHAETVAPGQEVLRQQQQQQTDLQQLQLEQRRRQLQRGAFGPSATTARTPQAVTPDAQCWPLAGVRVGGVTLIDRATLNARIEPLVTPCMGVGQINHLLATLTALYVEKGYIASRPYLSSAPAAGHSLDILVDEGYLEAIELADQRLPVSLAGAFPGMLGEPLNLRDLEQGLDQLNRLRSVDLTADIAPGSQPGASRIVLRPRSAGQPRVAVGLGLDNLGSAGTGRDRQVLSLSLDNPLALNDLLSLSASDTLNQGDRYSRNASLYYAIPYGYWTFSLFASHAEYRSPFKLSSVTLHSTGITDQLSLRSERVLWRDQQHQLSANLQLAHKGVDTEFAKVRLDVQSPTLTVAEAGLNLFWLDRAVWNLDVNYAQGLRWLGADDDGRRLNGDLPKAQFHKYRASLGQWRNGQLGGQAWQWQSQLNLQYSPDPLPAIEQLLGTDDSAVRGYRVNSVSGANGAIWRNTLRLPLRHDGPFAITPRIGLDHGWIKADHGASSQRLSGASVGLSLGYKALQIDVDYQRGLTTPSGLRHEPEVWLFRAGLQI is encoded by the coding sequence ATGTTGTACCTGCCTGCCATGTCCCGCCGTCCCGCCACGCCCAGCCGGTTGTTGCCTGCCATGTGGCTGTGCCTGTGTGCCGGTTTTGCCCACGCCGAAACAGTCGCCCCGGGTCAGGAAGTGCTGCGCCAACAGCAACAGCAGCAAACCGACCTGCAACAGTTGCAGTTGGAGCAACGCCGTCGACAATTGCAACGCGGCGCGTTTGGGCCCTCGGCGACGACAGCGCGGACGCCCCAGGCCGTGACCCCGGATGCACAATGCTGGCCCCTGGCGGGCGTGCGCGTCGGTGGCGTCACGCTGATCGACCGCGCCACGCTCAACGCCCGCATCGAGCCCCTGGTCACCCCTTGCATGGGCGTGGGCCAGATCAATCACCTGCTGGCAACCCTCACCGCGCTGTATGTCGAGAAGGGCTATATCGCCAGCCGACCTTACCTGAGCAGTGCGCCCGCCGCAGGGCATTCGCTGGATATCCTGGTCGACGAAGGCTATCTGGAGGCCATCGAACTGGCCGACCAACGCCTGCCGGTGTCCCTGGCCGGTGCCTTCCCCGGTATGCTGGGCGAGCCGTTGAACCTGCGCGATCTGGAACAGGGGCTGGATCAGCTCAACCGCCTGCGCTCGGTCGACCTGACCGCCGATATCGCCCCGGGCAGCCAGCCCGGCGCCTCGCGCATCGTTTTGCGCCCGCGCAGCGCCGGGCAGCCGCGGGTGGCCGTGGGGCTGGGCCTGGACAACCTGGGCAGTGCCGGCACCGGGCGTGACCGCCAGGTGCTCAGCCTGAGCCTGGACAACCCGCTGGCGCTCAACGACCTGCTCAGCCTCAGCGCCAGCGACACCCTCAACCAGGGCGATCGCTACAGCCGCAATGCCAGCCTGTACTACGCCATCCCCTACGGCTACTGGACCTTCAGCCTGTTCGCCAGCCATGCCGAGTACCGCTCGCCGTTCAAGCTCAGCAGCGTCACCCTGCACAGCACCGGCATTACCGACCAGCTCAGTTTGCGCAGTGAGCGTGTGCTGTGGCGCGACCAGCAGCACCAGCTGAGCGCCAACCTGCAGCTGGCGCACAAGGGGGTCGACACTGAGTTCGCCAAGGTGCGGCTGGATGTGCAGAGCCCGACCCTGACGGTGGCCGAGGCCGGGCTCAACCTGTTCTGGCTCGACCGCGCGGTGTGGAACCTCGACGTCAACTATGCCCAGGGCCTGCGTTGGCTCGGCGCCGACGACGATGGCCGGCGCTTGAACGGTGACCTGCCCAAGGCGCAGTTCCACAAGTACCGCGCCAGCCTCGGCCAGTGGCGCAACGGCCAGCTTGGCGGGCAGGCCTGGCAATGGCAGAGCCAACTCAACCTGCAATACAGCCCCGACCCGCTGCCGGCCATCGAGCAGTTGCTGGGTACCGACGATTCCGCCGTGCGCGGCTATCGGGTCAACAGCGTGTCCGGGGCCAACGGGGCGATCTGGCGCAACACCTTGCGCCTGCCCCTGCGCCATGACGGGCCCTTCGCGATCACCCCGCGCATTGGCCTCGACCATGGCTGGATCAAGGCCGACCACGGCGCCTCGAGCCAACGCCTGAGCGGTGCCAGTGTCGGCCTGAGCCTGGGCTACAAGGCCCTGCAGATCGATGTCGACTACCAGCGTGGCCTGACCACGCCCAGTGGCCTGCGCCACGAACCCGAAGTCTGGCTGTTCCGGGCCGGCCTGCAGATCTGA